ACTTTTATTGTGAATATATGGAGAAGTCAAGGATGTGGGGATGGAGGGATTTGGCGATGTTTACCGCTTCGTATTACCAAAAACAAAGGGCTTACGAAGTAAAATTCGTAAGCCCTTGAAATATCTGGTCGGGATGGCGGGATTCGAACCCACGGTCTCTGCGTCCCGAACGTGAATACTGGTTAATTAATTCAGTGTGTTATATGTTTAGTTTGTGCTTAAAAAGGGGAGTTTTTAACCCCTTGTGCTTAAGTTTGTGCTTATGTTTTTGAGGCAAAAATATTCACTTTTACTCATCATATATGTATTGATTCAAAGAGAACAGGTGAAGTTGAAGAAATCAAAACCGCCATATCTGCTAACGCGACGAAAGCAAAATAAAAGAGAATATCTATATGTTGAGTTTAGACGGTGTTACAACTGCATGGAATGTTTTAGAGTGGAATCTTTCGTTTTCAATTGGTGACGTGGTAACGTTGGCTGTTGCTTTAGTCACAGCTTGGATTGCTTTACTTACTTGTAGAATTCAAGGAGAGCAAAAAAGTATTGTTGAGCAACAGAACAAAATTATTGAACGTCAAGTTTCCATTGATGAAGCGAAATTTCAACGTGATAATAATAAATTTAAGTATTCTTTAGCTCTAACAATAACGAAGATTACGACGGTTTTTCAACTTGACGAAGTTCCGAAAAAAGAATGGTTTAAAATTATTAATGATAACATCACAGTGATAGATGAATTTTTTAGCAGAGACGCCTATCTTTTTGTTACTGAATTACTTCGTTATAGATTAAAGCAAAGATTGAGCTTTGAAGAAGGAAAATCTAGACTTGATAGAGAGGAATCCATTAAAAGGATTACAGAATGGTATTTAAAAATAGCTGGCGAACTGTATAAGGACTAGCACCAATTAATTTAAAATATATATATTGGGTTTAATCTTCCCCATCCGTCAATGACGGCAACGATTCAACCGCCGCGCGCTTGGCCCGTTGCAATACATGCTGGTAAACTTTCATAGTAGTTGACGGGTCCGTGTGGCCCATTGCATCGGCTACACTTTTTATATCACTGCCCGCACTGAGTGCATAGGTGGCAAAATGATGCCGTAAATCGTAAGGGCGTAATCTGCGGGTGATTCCTGCCAGTTTTAAGGCGCGCGTCCATGCTGAACGGATATGATGCTTGATAGGTTTGCCGTGCCAGTGAATGACCGTTCTTGAAATATCTTCGTTATCTTCTTTAAACCATTGCTTCATCAACGGTAAAATATCAGCGCGGAGTGGTACTACTCTTTGAGCCAGTCCGCCTTTCTTCGCCGATTCTACAAACATTTCCGCGCGATCAAAGTCTATGTCTGCCCACGTGGTTTTGAATAATTCAGAGCGTCCCGGTCTAATGCCCGTTGCACAGCTAATGATAATTGCCCGTTTTACGTGTGGGAGGGCTACAGAGAAAAGTTTTTTAGCTTCCGCGGGGGTAGGTGGCTTAATAATATCTCTATCGTCCTTTAGACGGCGCACTACAGGCGCGGATTCTATCAGGTCCACAGATACGGCATAGGCAAAGACAGAACGGAGAATATCCAGACCACGGTTAATGGATACGTTTTTATTTTCGCGTTCCCGGCAATCGTCAATAATCATTTCAACATCATTCTTGGTAATCTGGCGGATAGCCTTTTCACCTATCAAAGGCAGAATAGCTTTATTGAGGCGGTAAAAGTCGCTCTTGATCGTAGATTCTTTAATTTCACCCTTTCGGCTTTGGTAATAGGCTCTAACAACCCCGGCAAAAGTTTGATCTTGCGCTGTAGCTGGTTGCACAACTTTTTTATTATGCTTGCGGTTGTACTTATACCGCGCTTGCCACAGTTCCGCGTCTTCTTTGGTTTCAAAGTAAGCGGTTTTTTCTTTCCCCGTGTCAACTTCGCGGTATTTTACAGCCCATTTCTTGCCGACTTTATACGCCATTATAAGCCCATTTCTTCCAAGCTAACAGACGTTGTATTGCGTTGTTTGCGGGTTAATTTATGCTGTTCCGGTTGTGCCATAAAAGCATCAAGGTCGGATGCCGCATATTGCTTTTTCTCCGGTCCGGCATTGCGTGGGATAAGGAATTGCTTTTTAAGCTTTGCAAATGCAGTCCGAGACATACCGCAATAGCTGGCGGCATCTTCGTCTTTGCCAAAAAAGGGGCCACGTAACGCATTACTCATTTTTTTGAACCTCAAAGTTGGTCATGAAAATTCCAAGTCGTCCTTTAAGTGGCTGAAATGGAACGGGTGAAGCACAGGTAAAGACCCAATGGTTTTGATTTGGTCGTCCCCACCGAGCACTTCTTATATAACTGCAACCCGCAAGGGTAGCGCGCCCAACAATACCGCCGCAGTTGAAAACATGTTCATTGCCTATCAGTCTATTTTTGAATTCAATAACATCCCCGCCAACGTATGAGACGAGGCATTCTGCCGCGTCTATAATGCTGTTGCCGCCGCACATTGCGTCTCGGTCAACCAGCTTTCCCGCGTGGAAAAGGAATTCTTCTTTGTAATATTTGGGGTTGGCGCACCAAGATCGGTTTTCTATCGGTTTAATGCCGAGGGCGAGAAGTCCCGCCCACGGCTGGCGGATTGAGAGGGTGGGGTAGAGTTTAGGCATAGTTTAGCCCGCTGTCAGTTCAAGGTTAAACAGCCCAACTGAACCCATAATCATTATAGGCTCTATGTTGTCGCTGGTCTGATGGTCTGTATGGTAATTGTCGATTGTATACATTGCGGCTATTACACGGTCTGCACAGGTCATATACATTTTTTTACGTATGCATCCTGCGGCACTTTTATTGTTTTCAGCTCTTACAATTGCGGTGGCTTCCAGCATTTCAGCAAGGGAGCATTTTGGCAATTTTGGGACTTCACCTTCAGAGTGCATAGCACAAGCTACAAGTTTATCGCTGATCTCTTTTGCGCGATTAAAAAGCATTTTAGGCATTTTTGACCTCTTTCTCTGTTCTCAAGTAAGACAAAATGTCGATTCCAATAACCGGAAAGAGTGTCCACCATGCTTGAAAATATGCTAGGTAAGCCCAAAGCCCTAGCGTTACAACTATGTCGACTTGGGTTACTGACTTTTTTTCTTTGGTGGTATTGATGAAGAAGATATTCAAGATAAATATAAACCATACACAAGCCATATACGGATATGTGGCGTATTTATTCTCAAAAATACTTCCCAAAATAAAGAGGAGGAAAGCGACGAAACTCAAGATAGAAAATGGGTTAACTTTATTTATCATCATCTTCTTCCTCTTCATCAAGATTTAAAAAACGCGGCATGTCCTCTATTTCGTCGCTTAGGTCGTCAAAGTGTTTAATTGAGGGCATGGAGAGGCAGAACAGCACGCCGATTGCTTGTGAAAGATCGTCGAAAGCCTCTTT
This sequence is a window from Desulfovibrio sp. UCD-KL4C. Protein-coding genes within it:
- a CDS encoding site-specific integrase: MQPATAQDQTFAGVVRAYYQSRKGEIKESTIKSDFYRLNKAILPLIGEKAIRQITKNDVEMIIDDCRERENKNVSINRGLDILRSVFAYAVSVDLIESAPVVRRLKDDRDIIKPPTPAEAKKLFSVALPHVKRAIIISCATGIRPGRSELFKTTWADIDFDRAEMFVESAKKGGLAQRVVPLRADILPLMKQWFKEDNEDISRTVIHWHGKPIKHHIRSAWTRALKLAGITRRLRPYDLRHHFATYALSAGSDIKSVADAMGHTDPSTTMKVYQHVLQRAKRAAVESLPSLTDGED